From Salvia splendens isolate huo1 chromosome 16, SspV2, whole genome shotgun sequence, a single genomic window includes:
- the LOC121771973 gene encoding casparian strip membrane protein 1-like produces MAVPTIELGSGATRVSGANRGVAVLDFILRLVAIVATLASAIAMGTTNESLPFFTQFIRFRAKYSDLPTFTFFVAANSIVCGYLILSLALSVSHIMCGAAEKSRVVLIFFDAAMLALLTSAASAAAAIVYLAHKGNTRANWFAICQQFNSFCERISGSLIGSFGGIIVFILLILMSAFTLSRRS; encoded by the exons ATGGCAGTTCCGACAATTGAGTTGGGTTCGGGTGCAACTAGGGTTTCGGGTGCGAATCGCGGAGTAGCGGTGCTAGATTTCATCTTGAGGCTGGTCGCCATCGTCGCAACCCTAGCTAGTGCTATAGCTATGGGCACCACCAACGAGTCTCTTCCTTTTTTTACCCAATTCATCCGGTTCCGAGCCAAGTATAGCGACCTTCCGACCTTCAC GTTTTTTGTAGCGGCGAATTCAATAGTGTGTGGCTACTTAATTCTCTCCCTAGCTCTATCCGTCTCCCACATCATGTGTGGGGCCGCAGAGAAGAGCAGAGTCGTTTTGATATTTTTCGATGCG GCAATGCTGGCTCTGTTGACGTCGGCAGCCTCAGCGGCCGCAGCCATCGTGTACCTGGCGCACAAGGGAAACACGAGGGCTAACTGGTTCGCCATATGCCAGCAGTTCAACTCTTTCTGCGAGCGGATATCGGGCTCCTTAATCGGATCCTTCGGAGGGATCATCGTCTTCATACTCTTGATCTTGATGTCGGCCTTCACCTTGTCGCGACGCTCTTAA
- the LOC121771325 gene encoding casparian strip membrane protein 1-like, producing the protein MANDKENAKENGDKENGAQEEETQAPAPAPAPAPPSRGMSLVDFILRFVAAVSTMGSAIAVATTSRSLPSFDNFNNFIHFTSRQYQDFPTFTFFVVSNAMATAYLILSLALSIFHIFKTGAKVTRTVLVILDTTIVCVLTAGASAAAAIAYVAHKGISEANWGGICERYNSLCERVSGALVGSFLGILALMLLIFFNAVALSRN; encoded by the exons ATGGCAAATGATAAAGAAAATGCTAAAGAAAACGGTGATAAAGAAAATGGTGCACAAGAAGAGGAGACTCAGGCtccggctccggctccggctccggctcCCCCCAGCAGAGGAATGTCATTGGTTGATTTCATACTGAGATTCGTCGCCGCCGTTAGCACGATGGGCAGCGCCATAGCTGTTGCGACAACGAGCCGATCGCTCCCCTCCTTCGACAACTTCAACAACTTCATACACTTCACCTCTCGACAATATCAAGATTTCCCTACTTTCAC ATTTTTTGTGGTGTCGAATGCCATGGCAACGGCCTACCTGATTCTATCGCTGGCGCTATCCATATTCCACATCTTCAAGACCGGCGCCAAAGTCACCAGGACTGTACTAGTCATACTCGACACG ACAATTGTGTGTGTTTTAACTGCGGGAGCATCGGCGGCTGCAGCGATTGCATACGTGGCACACAAGGGGATCTCGGAGGCGAATTGGGGGGGAATATGTGAGCGCTACAACTCGCTGTGTGAGAGAGTTTCTGGAGCTTTGGTTGGATCCTTCTTGGGAATTCTTGCTCTTATGCTGCTCATATTTTTCAATGCTGTTGCTCTCTCCAGAAACTGA